The segment GATGGATGCGGCTGAAGCGGAGCGTTCGGGCCTCGTGTCCCGCGTCGTGCCGGCCGAGAAGCTGATCGACGAGGCGCTGGCCGCTGCCGCCAAGATCGCCTCGCTATCGCGCCCGTCGGTGCTGATGGCCAAGGAGGCGGTCAACCGGGCGCAGGAGATGACGCTGGAAGAGGGCCTGCGCTTCGAGCGCCGGCTGTTCCACAGCCTGTTTGCCACCGAGGATCAGAAGGAAGGCATGGCGGCCTTCATCGAGAAGCGCAAACCCGTCTTCAAGAACAGGTGAAACGAGATTCCGGAATTGCGCGGGTTCCGTGAGAATCCGCGTTGACGCCGCCGCTCATTCCGGTTATATGCCCGCCACAGTTTGGAAAGCCTATCTGGTTTTCCGCAATTGCTCCCGCATTGCTGGATGAAGTGGCCGCAGGGCCCGCGCTGCACTGACGGAGTTATGTTCGAATTCTAAGAGAGGCATACATGGCCAATACCAGCTCGGCGAAAAAAGCGACCCGCAAGATCGCCCGCCGCACCGAAGTCAACAAGGCTCGTCGCTCGCGCGTTCGCACTTTCGTCCGCCAGGTCGAAGAAGCCATCGCATCGGGTGATGCGGATCGTGCGAAGGAAGCCTTCCTCGCAGCGCAGCCGG is part of the Rhizobium sp. CB3090 genome and harbors:
- the rpsT gene encoding 30S ribosomal protein S20 codes for the protein MANTSSAKKATRKIARRTEVNKARRSRVRTFVRQVEEAIASGDADRAKEAFLAAQPELARAATKGVLHANTASRKVSRLAKRVKALSAPTA